From Kogia breviceps isolate mKogBre1 chromosome 2, mKogBre1 haplotype 1, whole genome shotgun sequence, one genomic window encodes:
- the IGFBP2 gene encoding insulin-like growth factor-binding protein 2: MLPRLGGPALPLLPALLLLLLGAGGGGRGARAEVLFRCPPCTSESLAACKPPPAAQPAAEAGPAGDARVPCELVREPGCGCCSVCARLEGERCGVYTPRCGQGLRCYPHPGSELPLRALVHGEGTCEKHGDAEYSASPEQVADNGEDHSEGGLVENHVDGNMNLLGGGGGAGRKPLKSGMKELAVFREKVTEQHRQMGKGGKHHLGLEEPKKLRPPPARTPCQQELDQVLERISTMRLPDERGPLEHLYSLHIPNCDKHGLYNLKQCKMSLNGQRGECWCVNPNTGKLIQGAPTIRGDPECHLFYNEQQGARGVHTQRMQ; this comes from the exons ATGCTGCCGAGACTGGGCGGCCCCGCGCTGCCGTTGCTGCcggcgctgctgctgctgctgctgggcgcgggcggcggcggccgcggggcGCGCGCCGAGGTGCTGTTCCGCTGCCCGCCCTGCACGTCTGAGAGCCTGGCCGCCTGCAAGCCCCCGCCCGCCGCTCAGCCCGCCGCCGAGGCCGGGCCGGCCGGCGACGCCCGCGTGCCCTGCGAGCTGGTCCGGGAGCCGGGCTGCGGCTGCTGCTCCGTGTGCGCCCGGCTGGAGGGCGAGCGGTGCGGCGTGTACACCCCGCGCTGCGGCCAGGGGCTGCGCTGCTATCCCCACCCGGGCTCCGAGCTGCCCCTGCGGGCGCTGGTCCATGGCGAGGGCACTTGCGAAAAGCACGGGGATGCCGAGTATAGCGCCAGCCCCGAGCAGGTTGCAG aCAATGGCGAGGACCACTCTGAGGGAGGCCTGGTCGAGAACCACGTGGACGGGAACATGAACTTGTTGGgaggtggcggtggtgctggccGGAAGCCCCTCAAGTCGGGCATGAAGGAGCTGGCCGTGTTCCGGGAGAAGGTCACGGAGCAGCACCGACAGATGGGCAAGGGTGGCAAACATCACCTCGGCCTGGAGGAGCCCAAGAAGCTGCGGCCGCCACCTGCCAGG ACCCCCTGCCAGCAGGAACTGGACCAGGTCCTGGAGCGGATCTCCACCATGCGCCTTCCCGACGAGCGGGGGCCCCTGGAGCACCTCTACTCCTTGCACATCCCCAACTGTGACAAGCATGGCCTGTACAACCTCAAACAG tgCAAGATGTCTCTGAACGGGCAGCGTGGGGAGTGCTGGTGTGTGAACCCCAACACTGGGAAGCTGATCCAGGGGGCCCCAACCATCCGGGGGGACCCCGAGTGTCATCTCTTCTACAACGAGCAGCAGGGGGCTCGCGGGGTACACACCCAGCGGATGCAGTAA